GGGGGCGTTGGGAAGACCACCCTCTTGACACAAATCAACAATCATTTCCTTAAAACATCCCACAATTTTGATGTCGTAATTTGGGTAGTGGTTTCAAAAACTCCAAATCTAGGGCGGGTTCAAAACGAGATTTGGGAGAAGGTGGGATTCTGTGATGATAAATGGAAAAGCAAAAGCCGCCATGAGAAAACCAAAGACATCTGGAGAGCCTTGAGCAAAAAGAGGTTTGTGATGTTGTTGGATGACATGTGGGAGCAAATGGATCTGTTAGAAGTGGGAATTCCACCTCCTGACCAACAAAATAAGTCCAAGCTGATATTCACCACTCGATCTCAGGACTTGTGCGGGCAAATGGGAGCTCACAAGAAGATCCAAGTGAAATCTTTGGCATGGAAGGATTCGTGGGATCTGTTTCAAAAATATGTGGGAACGGACGCCCTTAATTCTGATCCAGAAATACCTGAGCTGGCTGAAATGGTTGCAAAAGAGTGTTGTGGTTTGCCACTGGCGATAATTACCATAGGGCGAGCCATGGCTTCTAAAGTGACACCCCAAGATTGGAAGCATGCAATTAGAGTATTACAAACATGTGCTTCAAATTTTCCAGGTATGGGGCACCGAGTGTACTCACTTTTGAAATACAGCTATGATAGTTTGCCCTCCAAAATAGTTCAATCTTGCTTCTTATATTGTTCTTTATTCCCAGAAGATTTTTTCATGGTTAAGGGACTTTTGATATATCAATGGATTTGTGAGGGATTTTTAGATGAATTTGATGACACGGATGGAGCCAGAAATCAGGGATTCAATATTATCAGTACCCTCGTTCATGCATGTCTACTTGAGGAATCTTCAAATACTAGATTTGTAAAATTTCATGATGTTGTACGTGATATGGCTTTGTGGATAACCAGTGAAATGGGGGAGATGAAGGGCAAGTTTTTGGTACAAACCAGTGCTGGTTTGACCCAAGCACCTGACTTTGTCAAATGGACGACGACAGAAAGGATTTCACTGATGGACAACCGAATTGAGAAGTTAACAGGATCACCCACATGTCCTAATCTCTCGACACTTCGTCTAGATTTGAATAGTGATTTGCAGATGATAAGCAATGGTTTTTTCCAATTTATGCCCAATCTAAGAGTGTTGAGCTTATCAAACACCAAAATAGTTGAGTTACCATCAGATATTTGTAATTTGGTTTCATTGCAATATCTTGATTTATTTGGTACTGGGATAAAGAAGTTGCCGATTGAGATAAAGAATCTCGTAcaattgaagattttgatattgtGTTCATCTAAAGTCTCTTCAATTCCACGAGGACTAATATCAAGTCTTTTAATGTTGCAAGCCGTTGGCATGTACAATTGTGGACTTTATGATCAAGTAGCTGAAGGAGGCGTTGAATCATATGGTATGGAGTCCTTGGTAGAGGAAttggagagtttgaaatacTTGACGCATTTACGTGTCACCATAGCAAGTGCCTCTGTGTTTAAGAGATTTTTAAGTTCCAGAAAGTTACCGAGTTGCACTGTAGCAATCTGCCTCAAGATGTTCAAAGGTTCAAGCTCACTCAACCTATCATCTCTCGAAAATATGAAGCATCTCTATGGGCTTATGATGGAAGATTTGGATAGCTTGAGAGAGATTAAGTTTGATTGGGcagggaaaggaaaggaaacagTGGGGTATAGCAGTCTCAACCCGAAGGTCAAATGCTTCCATGGCCTTTGCGAAGTGGTCATCAATAGATGCCagatgttgaagaatttgacATGGCTTATTTTTGCCCCAAACCTCCTATATCTTACAATAAGACAATGTGATGAAATGGAAGAAGTGATAGGTAAAGGTGCAGAGGATGGAGGAAATCTGAGTCTATTCGCAAAACTCATACGACTAGAGTTAAATGGTTTACCCCAACTGAAGAATGTGTACCGGAATCCCTTGCCCTTTCTTTACCTTGACAGAATTGAAGTAGTTGGGTGTCCAAAGCTGAAGAAGCTGCCACTCAACTCCAACAGTGCCAATCAAGGTAGAGTTGTGATGGTAGGAAAGCAAGAGTGGTGGAATGAGTTAGAATGGGAGGATGAAGCTACTCTAACTACTTTCCTTCCCAGTTTCAAAGCAATATAAGAACAAGGGGCTTAGGTATGATTCCAATTAAAATCAACCAAATATGATTGGAATgtatattattctttaattcattCTATAATTAGATGCCTATCGTTTGTAGGATTTGAAGGAATGGCAAATGCTTGGTGTTTGTTGTGgatttaaattccattttttcaggactttattttttttttggctgattaatatttatggaattgattgaGATTATAGTTTCAAGTTTTTACCATGCTTAATCTTGGTACAAGGGTAATCTCTAGTTTTGCCTTATACTTCTCtctagaaatttatttttatttttttgacatgtTTACTTGAAGTTCCAAATCCAATTatgatgagaaaataaaaaatgatcctATGCTTTGGTATCAATTAAATCTATGCTTTGCAAAATTATCAAgttgattacaaaaaaaaataaaaatattacactCAATTTAAGTCTCAGTTATGCTTTTGGTTTTTTGGCTTTCGATTTCACTCCACTTTTGCTATCTCAAGTTTGAAATTAGAggggaaaaagcaaaaaataaatgtataatttagcATCAAAGTGGatatgtttcctattttttgcctttttaatttaaaagataataatttttacaaactatttgaaagaactgagatattaaatttctcaaatttaaaatttttaaacatacaaatgcaaaaaaaattttGCCTTTGGATGCACTTTCtagttttgttttcaaaatagaaacttctacataaaaatgcaaaaactCTCATATAAAACTTATGCAATGAGCCTATGCAAACAGCCACCTCTTTTTCTTATGCAATGAGCCTATGGCCATTAAACCGACGTTGGACTAGTGACGTGGAGCAGGGTGAACTCCAccacctctttttctttttggcaaaaCAGCCCACATTTCCCTTGGCCTAGTGTCTACTCGTATGACTGAGTCTTCTTGGCAAAATGGGCCAAGAAATTATGCAATGAGCCCTATGGCCCAACCCAATAGCCAATTAACTTGCAAGGATGGGAAGaggtttataaattatttatgctTCCTCTCACTTCTAATGTGGGATCAACgtgaagaaatttaaaaaactcAGAAGAGCTTGAACCATGTACCTCAAGGTTCCCAATACAATATTATCCACTCTGCTACAACCATGCTTACATTGAAATTTAACAAGGAAAAGCTATAtagcttattttaaaaaataatacaatttttttaattatatgtatttaaaattatttttaattttaataaaataagatttaaaaagctaataatttttaaaaaatatttgaaaaaactaagatattaaaaagctttaatttctcaaatttaaaatttttaaacatataacCTAAACCTTTGGATACACTTtctagtttttgttttcaaaatagaaacttCTACATAAAAATGTGAAAACTCTCATATAAAACTTACCTTatccctttaaaaattattttaattttttttaaaaaatttgaggtaataaagagattttaatatcttaattttttaaatcaattttaaaagacCATTACAATCTTAATGCAAGTCTTTAAagtctttatattttatataaaagataatactattttttatttttaaaaatagaaaacacaaaatatattcaaaaggACACACAGTATGTACTTTTTGTACAagattctctaatttttatatagaaattatgctactttctatttttgaaaaaaaaaatcgagaagagtatccaaacaaaaccttaataatgcaaaatattacaaaaaccaaggaaaaataaatccataaaaaaagtttattattgAATTAGGAAAACTAACATGTTTAaggaattatttaattaataacattaaCCAATGTTTTAAATCCGGACCGGTCCGTTTCGGTCCGATTGCCACTCAGAGGGCATTCTGGCTCGTTTCCCCTCTTTGGACCTTCTACTAAGTAGATCGGCCTCGAACCGGTGACCAGGACAAAACTGCATGTGTCAACTCCACcacctctttttatttttggcaaaaCGGCCCACATTTCCCTTGGCCTAGTGTCTACTCCTATGATGGAGTCTTCTTAGCAAAATAGACTAAAAAGTTATGCAATGAGCCCTATGGCCCAACCTAACAGCCAATTAATTTGTAAAAGATGGAAAGAGTTTTATAAATCTATTCAAGCTTCCTCTCACTCCCGATCTGGGATCAATGTGAAGAAATTTAAGGAAAACCTCAACTGTTTTTGTTGCAAGAAGGAGAGCTTGAACCATAGACCTCAAGATTCCCAATACAATATTATCCACTTTGCTACAACCATCCTTTTGCTGAAATTTAACAAGGAAAAACTATataggttattttaaaaaataattataattataaatataaataaaaatatatatataaatatatatatatatatatatatatatataatatatatatatatatatatatatatatatatagaaaattacataatataatttttttttcaatatgtttaatatttaaatattgtatatattttgtttaataaattaaaatgttaatacatctaataaaaatgaataaataatattacaaatattattaatttttaattatctgtatttaaaattatttttaatttaaataaaatataaattatatatttatgacatcatcggTTCGACCACCGGTTTGACCAGTGAACCGTGTACCGATAACTTTTCTAGTTCAACATCCGGTCCAGTACTAAAAACATTGACATTAACttgtttcaagaaaaaaaaaaaacttaaaagagaAATTCTCTACTGAAGTTTGATGATAAGAtcattttgttcatattttatcaTCATTGACAAGTATAAATAtcctttgaaaaattatgttgaTATCTTTGACAAGTATAAATGTCCTTAGAAAAATTATGTTGGTATTAGCTTGTACATCGAGGATGTTTCAATATTGTCAATTAAAGAAACCACAAGGTCAAACTTTTTGCTATTACTATCCAAATAGCATATAAGTTTGAGTCATAAAAAAAAGAGGGAAGGGGGGCACGAGCgctaaaaaagaaaggaaaaaagagagcaaaaaacaacaacaacaacaacaacaaccaatCACAATGGGTAGCAATATCAACAAATGAAGGGCTTTGAGAACTAATCGCTATACTTCTTTCCAGGCAACCATGaaatatatgtttgtttttctttgagcAACAAAATAATGGAAGTTGTCAACATAACATAGGTTTGATTAGTAGTTAactttcctttaaatttttcattcttcttcctatcatccttggaatcTCTCACATACTAATAGAAAATGCATGCTCAGACCCAATCTCAACTAGCGACATCATTGGACACTATCGTTACTACACTATTGtccaagaaaattatataagcttgaagaaaacaaataagatTTGAGAAGTACTGTTGCATGTGCTTGCTAAGTCATACATGTGGAAGTCAAGTTATATGCAAAAAGACCAAGTCTTCTTGTTCTGTTtgaatggttttttgttttgaagatgttatttttgttgttaaagGTGAGAATGTGTAAGTCATTGCCTTTATTTCTTTGCTAGATTGTTCCTTATTTGTAAGAAACTTAATATTAGAATTATGGATATTTAAGTGTTTATCTCAATGGAATAAGATGTGAACTTTAtatcttatcaattttttagttgTATTCTCAAGCGTTAGCAAgtttctttatatcttttaattttcttatctttttcttaaCCCACTTATGAGCATATcaagtatactaaaaaaattaagcaagtAGAGGAATGATTTAAAAAGGAAGATAGATCTAGTTGGATCTTAGAGGGTCTAGGGTTTAAGCTTTTGTTAGTAACATTTCTACCAGAATCTTTTATAAAACACAATTaatgtttaaatataaaataaaagaattgttttttatagtaTCTTTTGTCATGTGTTATTACACATTATGATAACACAATTAATGTTTGAATAcgaattaaaagaattaaaattggttaaaattTTTGGGCTTAATATTGGGCCTCCATTATGAATTGATTTTCCTAATTTGCCTAAGCCTTGTTGTCTAGGATAAggatgaaaaaaatacaaaataaaatatttggatcAAGACGAACATTCAAACATCCTTGTAGACATTTAAATGTTGGGACTTTCAAATtagtttccttctttttttctaactcaaaaatctcaattttgaaatgttttaaaattaagaaactttttataattgtttgttaaggtttttctaatataaaatagtttgtTCTATTGAAATTTTGTGAACTCCCAAAAACTCTAGAGAATATAATCATGCTTAAAGTTTGTAATTCCATCTTTTGAattgtggacctcgcatttcggctcatgcgttttccactcgatggcgagctcaatttttatttgaaaaatgatttttattgactaagcaaatgacttggagtcgccacttatttttgttttatttttaaagggtaaacaaaataagaaagaaaaccctaagtgtgactccttattttggaaaaggtggtctatgaaaaaccggatcgggttcgggggttaggttacttatcgggaaggtacggtaaaaaaaaccgtagcacccctctaaatccctaaagtcggctctctactaataaaatgaggCAAGCATGGCAATTGATTAGCAAATCGGTGaatatcaaatgaaaattacaagaaaataacCGAACGAATATGAGAGGCAAAGAACGTACCTGAGTGATGACCTGATTTATTTCATAAGAAGCTAAGGTCAGTGAATAAACATAGGATGATTATGTGCATATCATggaacaaaataaatcaatcatgtatggcaatcaaatcaatcaatcaatcaatcataaaatcccATATGTCGGGCGCCCACCAAagcctattttatttttgcatgaatcaatttcaataaccccgttattcggaattacgaaattaaattcatgcttatatgaaaatgtaaaaaattaagaaaatattaaaaatcaaggagaatttataaaaaatgtttgctgaaaataaatacaacaaccaattttcttttttaaaaaaaatatttaaagtcaagaaatgaagaaagaaaaagaaaataataataataataaataaataaataaataaaaataaaaataacaataaaaataaattaaaagatgcATGACAAgtgaaaaatgataagaattgatttataaaaaatggatatatttaagataaagaaagaaaatttgaagaattcaaaacatttgaaaaaacaGATTTTTTGAGAgaatctatttttgaaaataatacatGGGAATATGGAGGTGAGACACGTGGGTTTCAGGAGTGGCccaccaaaggtggccatgcatgccaTACTAGAAAGAGAGAATGGGTCCTAAAGGTGCCACAGATACATCCCATTGGATACCCATAGTCTAGGAGGATCGCCACCATCCCCCCTTTCAGTGTCCCAACACTGCACAACTGGGTTCTTCAACCCTTTTATCTGATCCAAAGTGAGGACCCTCGCTCCACAAAGCTTAACTCTTTCAAATTCATAAGCTCGAAATGGTGTTTGATCAATTGATGAATCAACAGCcacaatttcttttccttttctttataCTATAGCAGCTCTGGAATCCCCTGAGTTAGCAACATATATAGTCCAACCATGAACCAATACTATTATTACAGTTGTGCCGCTCATGCTATCATCCAAACTATCAGCATGTAACTATGAATTTGACGTCAAGAATGCGACATGGCATCTGTTACTTTATTTCCTTGGAAAAGGGCATCCAAACCTGGAAGGACTCCATCATAGTCTTTTGCCATTGACGAAAATCTCCATGTGGTTTAAAGTTGCTGGTGGTTGGCTGGTTTAGCTCGAAACAATTTGTATCACTTCCGGCAGAAGCTTCTTCATCACCTGCATCTTGAGGTGCACTCACAACATCATGTAGAGGGACTGATTCTAGAGAATTCCGGCATAGATATCTCTCCTTCATTGGTTCTCTTGGCAACATATTGCTATTATCTTAGAAGTATGCATTTGTTTAGCTTGAAGGAATGTCTCTATCTCCAGTATTGGGTTATTTTCTACAGAACCCAGTTGAGCTTCTACTAGCTTTGTCTGCATCCGTTCATCAAGCCATGATTCAAAAAGATGGAGAATCAAACGATCGTGATCAGCCCtcactacaaggaaaatgtcAAAAGATGACGTTTTTTAAACGTCAAGATAGATATAAGATGACGCCTTTCAAAAGCATCATATTTTAGATTGTCATCTTATAAATTGCCATTTGTTGACGCTTTTTAGAAGCACCATATTATTTTCAGCTCAACAATGACACTCATAGTGAGTGTCATAATTTTAAACCTTGGCGCTTTTTAAGTGTCATCATATgtttataatttcattcatgtcaatattGACACTCGATAAAGTGTCATTGTATAGGTAGAAACAATATTGACACTCGTAATAAGTGTCATTGTACAGGTAGGAACAACATTGACACTCGTAATAAGTGTCATTATATGGTGTTCAACGTTGACGCTTAAAAAAACGTCATTTTCTTGGATCCTCAACATTGATGCTTATGAAAAGCATCATTTTATTAGTATCCTTAACCTTAACACTTACGAAAAGCGTCATCTTCTGCCTTTATCTAATTACCAT
The Vitis riparia cultivar Riparia Gloire de Montpellier isolate 1030 unplaced genomic scaffold, EGFV_Vit.rip_1.0 scaffold525_pilon_pilon, whole genome shotgun sequence DNA segment above includes these coding regions:
- the LOC117909976 gene encoding probable disease resistance protein At1g61300, encoding MGNVFSVSISTNDIAGCCDCTAARANYICKLAENRVTLRTELQKLRELKNDVNRKVDVAERQQMKRLDQVQGWLSRVEAMETEVGQLIGDGAETVEEKRLRGCCHPKHCISSYTLGKKVARKLQDMATLMNEGRNFEVVVDIVPPAPVEEIPGRPTVGLESTFDKVWRSLEEEHVGMIGLYGLGGVGKTTLLTQINNHFLKTSHNFDVVIWVVVSKTPNLGRVQNEIWEKVGFCDDKWKSKSRHEKTKDIWRALSKKRFVMLLDDMWEQMDLLEVGIPPPDQQNKSKLIFTTRSQDLCGQMGAHKKIQVKSLAWKDSWDLFQKYVGTDALNSDPEIPELAEMVAKECCGLPLAIITIGRAMASKVTPQDWKHAIRVLQTCASNFPGMGHRVYSLLKYSYDSLPSKIVQSCFLYCSLFPEDFFMVKGLLIYQWICEGFLDEFDDTDGARNQGFNIISTLVHACLLEESSNTRFVKFHDVVRDMALWITSEMGEMKGKFLVQTSAGLTQAPDFVKWTTTERISLMDNRIEKLTGSPTCPNLSTLRLDLNSDLQMISNGFFQFMPNLRVLSLSNTKIVELPSDICNLVSLQYLDLFGTGIKKLPIEIKNLVQLKILILCSSKVSSIPRGLISSLLMLQAVGMYNCGLYDQVAEGGVESYGMESLVEELESLKYLTHLRVTIASASVFKRFLSSRKLPSCTVAICLKMFKGSSSLNLSSLENMKHLYGLMMEDLDSLREIKFDWAGKGKETVGYSSLNPKVKCFHGLCEVVINRCQMLKNLTWLIFAPNLLYLTIRQCDEMEEVIGKGAEDGGNLSLFAKLIRLELNGLPQLKNVYRNPLPFLYLDRIEVVGCPKLKKLPLNSNSANQGRVVMVGKQEWWNELEWEDEATLTTFLPSFKAI